The Magnolia sinica isolate HGM2019 chromosome 3, MsV1, whole genome shotgun sequence genome includes the window GTTATTGTCGAGGGAAGACTAGAAAAGACCTGCATGATTACTTCAAATTCAATTCTATTTGAAGAGAAGGTCAATtcattagaaaaatatttttttagagGAGTAGATAAAAATGCAAGTTCTGATTTGGGGAGAGTGATAAAGCACCCAGCCGGATGGCTTTTCCGATTTTGTCATGTAAAATTTTTTGGGAGTTAGTAAAGTTTCATGTGATTGGTTATAGAAATGAATTTTATGAGAAGGGATTTTTAGCATCGGAGTTGGGTGCGACATTTATTGTGCTAATTCCTAAAAAAGAAGCGTGGAAATGTTTAAAGGTGTTTAAGGCCATGTATGGCTTTATGGTGCTCCATCAAAGTTAGTGGCTCTAGCTTTTGTGGGTTGTAACAAGGTGTCAACAGTTGACAATCTATGCCCAAGGAAGATGATTTTCCCGAATGTTTACTTATTGTGTACCAGGATGTGGAATCGGTGAATGATCTTTTTATTCGTTGCTTGTTCGCAAAATGGATGTGGGATTGTTTCTTCAAATCGTTCGGAATAGCATGGGTCTCCTTGAGTTCAATTGATCAGTTCCTTTTGATGTGGCATGGCATTGGCAAAGGAAAGATTGGGAAAATAGTTTGGCGCCTCTGTTTAGTAGTGGGAATTTGGTTCTTATGTTTAGAAAGGAATAATTGTTGTTTTAGGAATTGGGAGGGATGAGTATCGGAGGTCTAAAATGGGCACCTACATGCATTGGGTGATTGCATCAAAGGCCATTGCCCATTTCCCTGATAGCTGGCTAGAGTTGtagtttttcttttacttttgctCCCTTTTTGTTTGTTTGTATTTTTTAGGCTGCAGCTTCTtatcaataaaattatcaatGTTCACAAAAAAAGAGAGTGCataattaaaccaaaattgtatgtttatatatatatatatatatatatatatatatatatatatatatatatatatatatatatatatatatatatatatatatattctactaTAAGCATATAACAGCCAAATATTATTTCAATTGCTTATCCTCCTCCATCATGTTGAGAACTGCAAACTGTGGTGCTGTGGACAGTGATGTTATCTTTTTACAGATCTATAAAAGAAAGCTTTCTGTTTACCACCCTTTAGAAAAGAAGAAATCTGTTCCATCAACTGGGTAGATTTCCTCCAATCACGAGCATCGGAAATAGACCTATATGTGTAAAAACGTTCGAGTAGTGTGCTTTATAAATTCAGCACCAAGGTTTATAATTCTTGCTACTTCCATTAATTTCCATGCACGTGACTTGAGTGCGTGGTCATACTTCTGTAGCTTTCTTGGCTTATCATTCAGGCAATGTAAAGTGTACGGAGCATCATGTTGTATAACTTGAAGTCCTGTTGGAAAATAAAGTAACTTGTTAACTGGAAGTAAAGTCCCTTCTTCAGGGGAGTCTGAATTCTTATCTTGTGATAATTCAGCTTAGTTTAGTATCTGGTCTTCTTGAAGGCGAGTGCTTCTTGTCCTTGTTTATGGGCTATTGGCTGTGGCCCTTTGTAGGGAAGGCATTAGATGATCTTATGTCTTcccttttaaattatttaaaagtGGGCAATTCTGCAGACAATGAGAGTATAACGTTGGTAGAAACTTAAATATTTCCATAAGGGCATGCTTTGGTAATGCAAGCAAAGTCTCTTGGTTTCAATTGCTTGTTTAGAGCCCTTATTTTTCTGTTGCAGTATTGAGTATAATGGCTAGATATCTCCATAAGTTGATATCCTCATTCTTTTATTTATCTGACAGGATATGCGTGCACCAAATTCCTTGCCTCATGGAATCGCTGTGGATACTGTTCAGAAAGAGGGGTGGCGCTTGGATGGATCTCAGGAAAAGAAAGAATGGCGAAGGAATGCACCTGAGGCTGAAACTAATCGCCGTTGGCGTGAGGAGGAGAGAGAAACTGGCTTACTTGGTAGGAGAGACCGCAGAAAAGAGAGTGATCGCCGTGCTGACAGTGCTTCAATTAGAGAAATCACTGAAAGTAGGCCCTTGCCTTCATCTGATAGGTGGCATGACGTCAGTAGTCGTAATTCTGGGCATGAAACCCGGCGAGACAGCAAAtggtcatcaaggtggggtccagagGACAAAGAGAAGGATTCTCGAGCTGATAAAAAGGTGGACGGAGAGAAGGAAGATGCTCATAACGAAAAGCAATCCTTTATAAGCAGCACTCGTGCAGCTTCTGAACGTGAAAATGATTCTCGTGACAAATGGAGGCCACGCCATCGTCAAGAAGTTCATTCAGGTGGGTCGGCGGTTTACCGTGCTGCGCCAGGATTTGGGCTTGAGAGAGGAAGGGTGGAGGGTTCGAATCTAGGGTTTGCTCCAGGACGAGGGAGGCCAAACACTGTTGGGAGCCCGTCACTCAGCAGGCCTTCCTCGTCAGGACCTATAGGTGCTGCACCAGCAGATAAGAATGACCCTGGACATGGGAAGGCTGGTTTGTCTGCAGATACATTTTGCTACCCGAGGGGAAAGCTTCTTGACATTTATAGGAGACACAAGCTTCTTCCCGCTTTTGATATCACCCCTGATGGGATTGAGGAAGCTCCTCCAATAACTCAAATAGGCTTGATAGAGCCATTGGCCTTTGTTGCTCCTGATGCAGAGGAGGAGGTAAGCTTTATCTTTCAATTCTCCCAAATGAAATTTGTCCTGTTGTTTCTAAATTCTTGTCTTTAACAGCTTGAGGAATCAAATATATGAAACAATTAGTAGATTCGATGAACACAATGGATTATCAGCTCCTCTTCTATCATGTCTGCGAGTCCCTGGTTCTTTCCTTGAAGTTTTCATTGATAATAAAAATGGATATATGCATCACTAGTAGGTATTATGTTTGTTTTTCTATTCTGTGTTAGATTTCTAGACCAAATTTTATGTGATACCATACCAAGTTGCATTTCCAAAGTTCTGTGGCCAAACACCTCACACCTACCTGTCCTGGTGACATACCTTGTGCCTACTCATTCCTGTTCTGTAGAATTGCCTGGACATTGGGCGTTCTTGTATTTGTTTAGTTaaaaccattattttattttgtgttagTCACATGAATGTTTGAGCTTCTTGCATGTTTGGCCATCATTTATCAGCCAAGTAGTGTCTATTTgtaatgggatttttttttttttttggaaaaataatATTAAAGAATTAAAAAGATAAAGAACAAGATAGAAGGGATGTGGATGCCTAACCATTGGGGAATTCTTTCCCGATTTCTTGATGTATCTTGTGCTTTTTTAACATTATTGTTGCTATTTCTGAAAAAAAAGCCAAGCAGCTTTCCAACTTAATCAGCAAATTTTTATAACACGATTCTTTTAAACCAGTTCATTcaatccccccctttttttttctcagGCTGTCCTAGAAGATATGTGGAAGGGGAAAGTCACCAGCAGTGGAGTGTCTCACAATCTGACAATAGACAGTGTGGGGAAGGTCCATGATGATGAGACAGGTAATTGAGTTGTCGTTTACTCAACTTTCACATGTTTTCATGATTTGTCTGAAAACTTAGACTTCTTCATTCAGGTGTTGCAGACGGGATTTCGACTGAGAGCAAACAATGCATATTCCCAGCTAGTAGCACTGAAGAGGCTGGTGAGTATTCTTCAAAAATGAACCTTTTAGATGGTTGTGGAAAATTTGAATTGAGCTGTTGACCATTCTATATGGTTTTGTCTGAGTTGTTTGGCTACACCTAGTCTTGGTGCCTTTTTATTTTATCTCTGACATAAATGTTGTGTACTTTGTTTCAGCAAATGATTCCAATCTGGCAGAATGTGACAATAAACTTACTGCTACAGTTGATGTAATGACTTCCGGAGGCTTTACTTCAGAAGTTCGAAAGGGTGATGACATCTGCAATATCAGAGAGCTGGACAGTAGCCTGATGATCATTTCTGAAAACAAAGCTGGTCAAACTAGCATTGTGAACGGTGATGGGCAAGCTGAAAGTTCTACTTCTTTCAAGCCcctcaagttcaaagatgttGAGTCAGCCACTTCTTTTGATATTCGTACCAAGCTACCTGATGATTCAAATTTACTATTTGATCCTCTATCTTCCCCAGAGATTTCTGGTAATGAGCAGTATGTGAAGAGTAATGGTGAAGCAAAGGTGTTGGAACAGGTTGCCCCGCCTGAGGAGATGAGTTTGTTTTACCGGGACCCACAAGGAGAGATACAAGGACCTTTTTTAGGTGTCGACATTATTTCATGGTTTGAACAAGGTTTTTATGGTACCGACTTGCCCGTGTGTCTATCAGATGCTCCTGAGGGAACCCCTTTTCAGGAACTCGGGGAAGTCATGCCACATTTGAAACTTAAAGTTCATTCAGTCTCTGGTTTTAACACTGTTAATAAACCATACCCATCTGATTCCGTTGAAGGCACCTCGGACACTAGTGCACTTGCACCTGATTTTACCACATCTACTGCTGTAACTGACCAACAATGGGCATCTTCTGAATTTGAGGCTCCATCACGCCAGCCTGTTCAGCCAAGAATATCCAAACGGGAGGATCCATTGGAACCACATTATGCTATTTTGCCACCCATAGATTCTGAAACTTCAAGAGGCATTGTCAATGCTGAGAGGCGGAACTTTCATGAGTTTGTTGAACATGATACTGAAGGTGATTCGTGTTTTCTTGGTTTGCTTAGTTGTCTTCTGTACTTAATATTGATCTTGCTGCTAAGTTTTTCTTTGGTGTATGCTTTCAGTTCTGCCCTAATTGCTGTCTTTGTGCTGCAGAAGTGCTGTTTTCTGGGCGCCATGGGAGTAACAGTGGAAATCCTGTAGCAAAACTGGCTGGTAACCTTCACGATCCATTAGGGAACCCTACCAGCCACCATCTTCAAGCAAATGAATTGGGAGAAAATAGCATGCTTAATCATAATGTCTTAaaggataataataataatttccatcCCTTTGGCCTGTTGTGGTCAGAGCTGGAAGGGCCTCATCCGAAGCTGTCACATTCGTCAAATATGTCATCTGGTGTTGGCGAACAAGGGCCCCTCATTAATACAGCCATGGAAAGAGATGCTGCTCTTTTCAATCGTAAGCAGAATTCTGTAAGTGCATTAGCTGACTCCCCTATTGTCAGGGAGACATGGCCCGATAGTTTTAGAAGAAATGCACTTGCTGGCTCAAATATTCTTCAGGATGTGGTGGATGCCCGCCACTTGTCACACATGGAGCAAGAATCCAACCGGTTCGATTTAGCGGAGCACATGCTGTCTCAACAGTTGCTGCAAAAACAACGCCTTCAACAGCAAGATCTACTCTCTACTCATCCGTCAATGCACTTGAATGGGTCCGTTCTAGAGCAGTTGGCAGGCTCTGCCTTACCACAGAGCTTGAATCCTGCTCACCAGCAGTCGATGAGTCAACCCATGGTAGATTTCGAACATCTTTTGAAGCTTCAATTTCAACAGCAGCGGCAACTTCAGCTCCAACAACAACATGATTTGCAGCAGCAACAACGGCaacagcttcatcatcatcaccaaatGCAattacagcagcagcagcagcagcagcagtctCATGTTCAACAGCTTCTTCTTGAACagtttttgcatcaacagatgcATGATCCTGGCTTTGCCCATTCACGTGTTGATCCCCTCAGGAGCAACAACATGCTTGATCAAGGCCTATTTAGGCAGCACCTTCTACATGAACTGCAACAACATTCTCATCCTCCTCTACGACCCCATGATCCCTCCATAGAGCAGTTCATTCAATCGAAATTCGGCCACAGCTTACATCCTGAGCAGCACAACGAACTTTTGGAGCTACTATCACATGCAAAGCATGGACAGATGCATCCTCTGGATCAGCAGCTTCTTTTGGGTATTCAGCAAGAGCAACTGCGTGCGCAGCAGTTCTCCACATCATCGAGGTTGCAACCATCCTTGGAAGAAGAGAGGCATGTTGGTGGAGTCTGGTCTGTTGATGAATCTGGTCAGTTCGTCAGGACAGCTGCTAATTCTCACCAAACTCAGTCTGCAGGATTTAGCCCCTT containing:
- the LOC131239412 gene encoding uncharacterized protein LOC131239412 isoform X4, coding for MMKRRLWVSLMTPKDMRAPNSLPHGIAVDTVQKEGWRLDGSQEKKEWRRNAPEAETNRRWREEERETGLLGRRDRRKESDRRADSASIREITESRPLPSSDRWHDVSSRNSGHETRRDSKWSSRWGPEDKEKDSRADKKVDGEKEDAHNEKQSFISSTRAASERENDSRDKWRPRHRQEVHSGGSAVYRAAPGFGLERGRVEGSNLGFAPGRGRPNTVGSPSLSRPSSSGPIGAAPADKNDPGHGKAGLSADTFCYPRGKLLDIYRRHKLLPAFDITPDGIEEAPPITQIGLIEPLAFVAPDAEEEAVLEDMWKGKVTSSGVSHNLTIDSVGKVHDDETGVADGISTESKQCIFPASSTEEAANDSNLAECDNKLTATVDVMTSGGFTSEVRKGDDICNIRELDSSLMIISENKAGQTSIVNGDGQAESSTSFKPLKFKDVESATSFDIRTKLPDDSNLLFDPLSSPEISGNEQYVKSNGEAKVLEQVAPPEEMSLFYRDPQGEIQGPFLGVDIISWFEQGFYGTDLPVCLSDAPEGTPFQELGEVMPHLKLKVHSVSGFNTVNKPYPSDSVEGTSDTSALAPDFTTSTAVTDQQWASSEFEAPSRQPVQPRISKREDPLEPHYAILPPIDSETSRGIVNAERRNFHEFVEHDTEEVLFSGRHGSNSGNPVAKLAGNLHDPLGNPTSHHLQANELGENSMLNHNVLKDNNNNFHPFGLLWSELEGPHPKLSHSSNMSSGVGEQGPLINTAMERDAALFNRKQNSVSALADSPIVRETWPDSFRRNALAGSNILQDVVDARHLSHMEQESNRFDLAEHMLSQQLLQKQRLQQQDLLSTHPSMHLNGSVLEQLAGSALPQSLNPAHQQSMSQPMVDFEHLLKLQFQQQRQLQLQQQHDLQQQQRQQLHHHHQMQLQQQQQQQQSHVQQLLLEQFLHQQMHDPGFAHSRVDPLRSNNMLDQGLFRQHLLHELQQHSHPPLRPHDPSIEQFIQSKFGHSLHPEQHNELLELLSHAKHGQMHPLDQQLLLGIQQEQLRAQQFSTSSRLQPSLEEERHVGGVWSVDESGQFVRTAANSHQTQSAGFSPLDFYQQKQRPSSYEQPSSLERNLALHERLHRGIYEPSSLPFERPIPLHGAAPGRNLDVFNTLARVQELDIQEHHSQMHSPGQMSSFSSDIRSLHPQIPNQFHASHLDSMDGGLTERNGQPPNEWIESRMRQLHLEAERRKRESEMNLISEDVSSWASAMGNGENSKRVMMDLLHQKLVHPSNQSLELNESNTTSSYERREPSRLVSASASDHPYNLLMGQTYLTDSFAEGPQGHNLVNAGPEQLVNAVMEEQAHTVESSERLPYRSNSGAFIEDEQFFPGINETARTIYADPSMVSKPSVERVDLSEAKEGKKGKKRGSKSKVVNKPVTEAQESIVELAGGAVTDRGKLLVNAPIRNASLVSPGGSVGFYNYDTGVDSAYGEESAKDRVSSILSKGLDSTLLKSPHVSRVLSSQEALSELASTPSVKGKNQINLASSDEGRRDHSVNPATQASETTASIKKEMRFRRTSSCSDTDTSEPSFIDMLKSTKKLAPETDATAGATESLDAAQGGKSGKKKGKKGRQIDPALLGFKVTSNRIMMGEIQRPED
- the LOC131239412 gene encoding uncharacterized protein LOC131239412 isoform X5; its protein translation is MAEGKLDLPDDLLSSKSPGDPWAPKESSDDAARVNDDEKALMGFFDDSKDQVTSESNIPLSPQWLYAKPSDIKTGLSASSGDMRAPNSLPHGIAVDTVQKEGWRLDGSQEKKEWRRNAPEAETNRRWREEERETGLLGRRDRRKESDRRADSASIREITESRPLPSSDRWHDVSSRNSGHETRRDSKWSSRWGPEDKEKDSRADKKVDGEKEDAHNEKQSFISSTRAASERENDSRDKWRPRHRQEVHSGGSAVYRAAPGFGLERGRVEGSNLGFAPGRGRPNTVGSPSLSRPSSSGPIGAAPADKNDPGHGKAGLSADTFCYPRGKLLDIYRRHKLLPAFDITPDGIEEAPPITQIGLIEPLAFVAPDAEEEAVLEDMWKGKVTSSGVSHNLTIDSVGKVHDDETGVADGISTESKQCIFPASSTEEAANDSNLAECDNKLTATVDVMTSGGFTSEVRKGDDICNIRELDSSLMIISENKAGQTSIVNGDGQAESSTSFKPLKFKDVESATSFDIRTKLPDDSNLLFDPLSSPEISGNEQYVKSNGEAKVLEQVAPPEEMSLFYRDPQGEIQGPFLGVDIISWFEQGFYGTDLPVCLSDAPEGTPFQELGEVMPHLKLKVHSVSGFNTVNKPYPSDSVEGTSDTSALAPDFTTSTAVTDQQWASSEFEAPSRQPVQPRISKREDPLEPHYAILPPIDSETSRGIVNAERRNFHEFVEHDTEEVLFSGRHGSNSGNPVAKLAGNLHDPLGNPTSHHLQANELGENSMLNHNVLKDNNNNFHPFGLLWSELEGPHPKLSHSSNMSSGVGEQGPLINTAMERDAALFNRKQNSVSALADSPIVRETWPDSFRRNALAGSNILQDVVDARHLSHMEQESNRFDLAEHMLSQQLLQKQRLQQQDLLSTHPSMHLNGSVLEQLAGSALPQSLNPAHQQSMSQPMVDFEHLLKLQFQQQRQLQLQQQHDLQQQQRQQLHHHHQMQLQQQQQQQQSHVQQLLLEQFLHQQMHDPGFAHSRVDPLRSNNMLDQGLFRQHLLHELQQHSHPPLRPHDPSIEQFIQSKFGHSLHPEQHNELLELLSHAKHGQMHPLDQQLLLGIQQEQLRAQQFSTSSRLQPSLEEERHVGGVWSVDESGQFVRTAANSHQTQSAGFSPLDFYQQKQRPSSYEQPSSLERNLALHERLHRGIYEPSSLPFERPIPLHGAAPGRNLDVFNTLARVQELDIQEHHSQMHSPGQMSSFSSDIRSLHPQIPNQFHASHLDSMDGGLTERNGQPPNEWIESRMRQLHLEAERRKRESEMNLISEDVSSWASAMGNGENSKRVMMDLLHQKLVHPSNQSLELNESNTTSSYERREPSRLVSASASDHPYNLLMGQTYLTDSFAEGPQGHNLVNAGPEQLVNAVMEEQAHTVESSERLPYRSNSGAFIEDEQFFPGINETARTIYADPSMVSKPSVERVDLSEAKEGKKGKKRGSKSKVVNKPVTEAQESIVELAGGAVTDRGKLLVNAPIRNASLVSPGGSVGFYNYDTGVDSAYGEESAKDRGKTGSQCKSSDSGI
- the LOC131239412 gene encoding uncharacterized protein LOC131239412 isoform X2, with product MAEGKLDLPDDLLSSKSPGDPWAPKDDAARVNDDEKALMGFFDDSKDQVTSESNIPLSPQWLYAKPSDIKTGLSASSGDMRAPNSLPHGIAVDTVQKEGWRLDGSQEKKEWRRNAPEAETNRRWREEERETGLLGRRDRRKESDRRADSASIREITESRPLPSSDRWHDVSSRNSGHETRRDSKWSSRWGPEDKEKDSRADKKVDGEKEDAHNEKQSFISSTRAASERENDSRDKWRPRHRQEVHSGGSAVYRAAPGFGLERGRVEGSNLGFAPGRGRPNTVGSPSLSRPSSSGPIGAAPADKNDPGHGKAGLSADTFCYPRGKLLDIYRRHKLLPAFDITPDGIEEAPPITQIGLIEPLAFVAPDAEEEAVLEDMWKGKVTSSGVSHNLTIDSVGKVHDDETGVADGISTESKQCIFPASSTEEAANDSNLAECDNKLTATVDVMTSGGFTSEVRKGDDICNIRELDSSLMIISENKAGQTSIVNGDGQAESSTSFKPLKFKDVESATSFDIRTKLPDDSNLLFDPLSSPEISGNEQYVKSNGEAKVLEQVAPPEEMSLFYRDPQGEIQGPFLGVDIISWFEQGFYGTDLPVCLSDAPEGTPFQELGEVMPHLKLKVHSVSGFNTVNKPYPSDSVEGTSDTSALAPDFTTSTAVTDQQWASSEFEAPSRQPVQPRISKREDPLEPHYAILPPIDSETSRGIVNAERRNFHEFVEHDTEEVLFSGRHGSNSGNPVAKLAGNLHDPLGNPTSHHLQANELGENSMLNHNVLKDNNNNFHPFGLLWSELEGPHPKLSHSSNMSSGVGEQGPLINTAMERDAALFNRKQNSVSALADSPIVRETWPDSFRRNALAGSNILQDVVDARHLSHMEQESNRFDLAEHMLSQQLLQKQRLQQQDLLSTHPSMHLNGSVLEQLAGSALPQSLNPAHQQSMSQPMVDFEHLLKLQFQQQRQLQLQQQHDLQQQQRQQLHHHHQMQLQQQQQQQQSHVQQLLLEQFLHQQMHDPGFAHSRVDPLRSNNMLDQGLFRQHLLHELQQHSHPPLRPHDPSIEQFIQSKFGHSLHPEQHNELLELLSHAKHGQMHPLDQQLLLGIQQEQLRAQQFSTSSRLQPSLEEERHVGGVWSVDESGQFVRTAANSHQTQSAGFSPLDFYQQKQRPSSYEQPSSLERNLALHERLHRGIYEPSSLPFERPIPLHGAAPGRNLDVFNTLARVQELDIQEHHSQMHSPGQMSSFSSDIRSLHPQIPNQFHASHLDSMDGGLTERNGQPPNEWIESRMRQLHLEAERRKRESEMNLISEDVSSWASAMGNGENSKRVMMDLLHQKLVHPSNQSLELNESNTTSSYERREPSRLVSASASDHPYNLLMGQTYLTDSFAEGPQGHNLVNAGPEQLVNAVMEEQAHTVESSERLPYRSNSGAFIEDEQFFPGINETARTIYADPSMVSKPSVERVDLSEAKEGKKGKKRGSKSKVVNKPVTEAQESIVELAGGAVTDRGKLLVNAPIRNASLVSPGGSVGFYNYDTGVDSAYGEESAKDRVSSILSKGLDSTLLKSPHVSRVLSSQEALSELASTPSVKGKNQINLASSDEGRRDHSVNPATQASETTASIKKEMRFRRTSSCSDTDTSEPSFIDMLKSTKKLAPETDATAGATESLDAAQGGKSGKKKGKKGRQIDPALLGFKVTSNRIMMGEIQRPED
- the LOC131239412 gene encoding uncharacterized protein LOC131239412 isoform X1, which translates into the protein MAEGKLDLPDDLLSSKSPGDPWAPKESSDDAARVNDDEKALMGFFDDSKDQVTSESNIPLSPQWLYAKPSDIKTGLSASSGDMRAPNSLPHGIAVDTVQKEGWRLDGSQEKKEWRRNAPEAETNRRWREEERETGLLGRRDRRKESDRRADSASIREITESRPLPSSDRWHDVSSRNSGHETRRDSKWSSRWGPEDKEKDSRADKKVDGEKEDAHNEKQSFISSTRAASERENDSRDKWRPRHRQEVHSGGSAVYRAAPGFGLERGRVEGSNLGFAPGRGRPNTVGSPSLSRPSSSGPIGAAPADKNDPGHGKAGLSADTFCYPRGKLLDIYRRHKLLPAFDITPDGIEEAPPITQIGLIEPLAFVAPDAEEEAVLEDMWKGKVTSSGVSHNLTIDSVGKVHDDETGVADGISTESKQCIFPASSTEEAANDSNLAECDNKLTATVDVMTSGGFTSEVRKGDDICNIRELDSSLMIISENKAGQTSIVNGDGQAESSTSFKPLKFKDVESATSFDIRTKLPDDSNLLFDPLSSPEISGNEQYVKSNGEAKVLEQVAPPEEMSLFYRDPQGEIQGPFLGVDIISWFEQGFYGTDLPVCLSDAPEGTPFQELGEVMPHLKLKVHSVSGFNTVNKPYPSDSVEGTSDTSALAPDFTTSTAVTDQQWASSEFEAPSRQPVQPRISKREDPLEPHYAILPPIDSETSRGIVNAERRNFHEFVEHDTEEVLFSGRHGSNSGNPVAKLAGNLHDPLGNPTSHHLQANELGENSMLNHNVLKDNNNNFHPFGLLWSELEGPHPKLSHSSNMSSGVGEQGPLINTAMERDAALFNRKQNSVSALADSPIVRETWPDSFRRNALAGSNILQDVVDARHLSHMEQESNRFDLAEHMLSQQLLQKQRLQQQDLLSTHPSMHLNGSVLEQLAGSALPQSLNPAHQQSMSQPMVDFEHLLKLQFQQQRQLQLQQQHDLQQQQRQQLHHHHQMQLQQQQQQQQSHVQQLLLEQFLHQQMHDPGFAHSRVDPLRSNNMLDQGLFRQHLLHELQQHSHPPLRPHDPSIEQFIQSKFGHSLHPEQHNELLELLSHAKHGQMHPLDQQLLLGIQQEQLRAQQFSTSSRLQPSLEEERHVGGVWSVDESGQFVRTAANSHQTQSAGFSPLDFYQQKQRPSSYEQPSSLERNLALHERLHRGIYEPSSLPFERPIPLHGAAPGRNLDVFNTLARVQELDIQEHHSQMHSPGQMSSFSSDIRSLHPQIPNQFHASHLDSMDGGLTERNGQPPNEWIESRMRQLHLEAERRKRESEMNLISEDVSSWASAMGNGENSKRVMMDLLHQKLVHPSNQSLELNESNTTSSYERREPSRLVSASASDHPYNLLMGQTYLTDSFAEGPQGHNLVNAGPEQLVNAVMEEQAHTVESSERLPYRSNSGAFIEDEQFFPGINETARTIYADPSMVSKPSVERVDLSEAKEGKKGKKRGSKSKVVNKPVTEAQESIVELAGGAVTDRGKLLVNAPIRNASLVSPGGSVGFYNYDTGVDSAYGEESAKDRVSSILSKGLDSTLLKSPHVSRVLSSQEALSELASTPSVKGKNQINLASSDEGRRDHSVNPATQASETTASIKKEMRFRRTSSCSDTDTSEPSFIDMLKSTKKLAPETDATAGATESLDAAQGGKSGKKKGKKGRQIDPALLGFKVTSNRIMMGEIQRPED
- the LOC131239412 gene encoding uncharacterized protein LOC131239412 isoform X3, encoding MAEGKLDLPDDLLSSKSPGDPWAPKESSDDAARVNDDEKALMGFFDDSKDQVTSESNIPLSPQWLYAKPSDIKTGLSASSGDMRAPNSLPHGIAVDTVQKEGWRLDGSQEKKEWRRNAPEAETNRRWREEERETGLLGRRDRRKESDRRADSASIREITESRPLPSSDRWHDVSSRNSGHETRRDSKWSSRWGPEDKEKDSRADKKVDGEKEDAHNEKQSFISSTRAASERENDSRDKWRPRHRQEVHSGGSAVYRAAPGFGLERGRVEGSNLGFAPGRGRPNTVGSPSLSRPSSSGPIGAAPADKNDPGHGKAGLSADTFCYPRGKLLDIYRRHKLLPAFDITPDGIEEAPPITQIGLIEPLAFVAPDAEEEAVLEDMWKGKVTSSGVSHNLTIDSVGKVHDDETGVADGISTESKQCIFPASSTEEAVDVMTSGGFTSEVRKGDDICNIRELDSSLMIISENKAGQTSIVNGDGQAESSTSFKPLKFKDVESATSFDIRTKLPDDSNLLFDPLSSPEISGNEQYVKSNGEAKVLEQVAPPEEMSLFYRDPQGEIQGPFLGVDIISWFEQGFYGTDLPVCLSDAPEGTPFQELGEVMPHLKLKVHSVSGFNTVNKPYPSDSVEGTSDTSALAPDFTTSTAVTDQQWASSEFEAPSRQPVQPRISKREDPLEPHYAILPPIDSETSRGIVNAERRNFHEFVEHDTEEVLFSGRHGSNSGNPVAKLAGNLHDPLGNPTSHHLQANELGENSMLNHNVLKDNNNNFHPFGLLWSELEGPHPKLSHSSNMSSGVGEQGPLINTAMERDAALFNRKQNSVSALADSPIVRETWPDSFRRNALAGSNILQDVVDARHLSHMEQESNRFDLAEHMLSQQLLQKQRLQQQDLLSTHPSMHLNGSVLEQLAGSALPQSLNPAHQQSMSQPMVDFEHLLKLQFQQQRQLQLQQQHDLQQQQRQQLHHHHQMQLQQQQQQQQSHVQQLLLEQFLHQQMHDPGFAHSRVDPLRSNNMLDQGLFRQHLLHELQQHSHPPLRPHDPSIEQFIQSKFGHSLHPEQHNELLELLSHAKHGQMHPLDQQLLLGIQQEQLRAQQFSTSSRLQPSLEEERHVGGVWSVDESGQFVRTAANSHQTQSAGFSPLDFYQQKQRPSSYEQPSSLERNLALHERLHRGIYEPSSLPFERPIPLHGAAPGRNLDVFNTLARVQELDIQEHHSQMHSPGQMSSFSSDIRSLHPQIPNQFHASHLDSMDGGLTERNGQPPNEWIESRMRQLHLEAERRKRESEMNLISEDVSSWASAMGNGENSKRVMMDLLHQKLVHPSNQSLELNESNTTSSYERREPSRLVSASASDHPYNLLMGQTYLTDSFAEGPQGHNLVNAGPEQLVNAVMEEQAHTVESSERLPYRSNSGAFIEDEQFFPGINETARTIYADPSMVSKPSVERVDLSEAKEGKKGKKRGSKSKVVNKPVTEAQESIVELAGGAVTDRGKLLVNAPIRNASLVSPGGSVGFYNYDTGVDSAYGEESAKDRVSSILSKGLDSTLLKSPHVSRVLSSQEALSELASTPSVKGKNQINLASSDEGRRDHSVNPATQASETTASIKKEMRFRRTSSCSDTDTSEPSFIDMLKSTKKLAPETDATAGATESLDAAQGGKSGKKKGKKGRQIDPALLGFKVTSNRIMMGEIQRPED